The following are encoded together in the Osmia lignaria lignaria isolate PbOS001 chromosome 13, iyOsmLign1, whole genome shotgun sequence genome:
- the hoka gene encoding hoka has translation MCSKKLLCYITIGLLIMGMFMDQVEARRKILKGRKTITRHYYWGTAIPAWSIVLLIGISLLLAGGGLYAILQKFVVDNADVGESHSYQPALQHEA, from the exons atgtGTTCTAAAAAATTATTGTGCTACATTACCATTGGTTTGC TAATCATGGGAATGTTTATGGATCAAGTTGAAGCCAGGCGTAAGATTCTAAAAGGACGAAAGACAATTACAAGACATTATTACT GGGGAACCGCAATACCAGCATGGTCTATAGTACTTCTAATAGGAATCAGTTTGCTGCTCGCTGGTGGTGGACTTTACGCCATATTACAAAAATTCGTAGTTGACAATGCCGATGTTGGAGAAAGTCATTCGTATCAACCTGCATTGCAACACGAAGCATGA